TAAATCCAGTCTGTTTGGATTAGCGTTTAACTCGAGTGCTGTATCCGTCTCTTTTGCGAGCTGAATCAGCATATCGATATCCACATCATATCCATCCCTTCTGCCGATCAGCCGGCCGGTGGGATGGGCAATGATATCAACATGGCGGCTTGTTAAAGCAGTTTTAAGCCTTTCCATAATCTTTTCTCTTGGCTGTGAGAAGCTTGAATGAATGGACGCAATGACAATGTCCAGCTCCTGCAGCATCTCATCATCGTAATCCAGTGTCCCGTCAGGCAGAATATCCATTTCCACTCCAGCGAGAATGGTAAAATCATTAAATTTCTCATTGAGGCGGTCAATTTCTTTTCGCTGCTCTCTCAGTCTTTCGGGTGTCAGACCGTTTGCCACTTTTAAATACTGGGAATGATCGGTTATCGCCATATACTTGTAGCCTTTTGCGCGGCACGCATTGGCCATTTCTTCTATTGTAAAGGCACCATCACTGTATGTGGAGTGCATGTGAAGGTCAGCAAGGATCTGATCGTTTGAGACTAGCTCATCCACATTGACCCGCTCCTCCACTTCTTTCCCGTCCTCTCTCAGTTCGGGTGGTATAAATGGTAAACCGAAGCGCGCAAAAAATTCAGCCTCATCTTTAAAGGTCTCAATATGGCCGGTTTCTAAATCCTCTACGCCATATTCACTGATTTTCTTCCCCTGCTCTTTGGCAAGCTGGCGCATGCGGACATTATGATCCTTCGATCCGGTAAAATGGTGCAGGGTTGATGCAAATTCCTCATCCTTTACAATCCGGAAATCTGCACTGACGGCAAAATCATACATGAGTTCTACCGAAACCTTCGTATCGCCGCCTGCAATCACATCCCCTTTGTGCGGGATTTTCATAAGGTAGTCCCTGACCTTTTCAGGTTCAGAAGCTGAAATGATAAAATCGAGATCTTTCACGGTTTCAGCCATTCTTCTGATAGATCCAGCTTTAGAATACCTGATGATATCAGGGCATTCAGCTAAATAGGCTTCAATATCGCTTGCAATTGGAAGCATAAAAGCAAGAGGCAGACGTTCCGGTCTCTTTCCTATATCTTCAACTGCAGCAAGTATTTTTTCTTCTGTTTTTATGCCAAATCCGGCCAGTCCTTGTATTTTATGCTCAATGCAGGCTTTTTTCAACGATTCAACACCGTCAACGCCTAATTCCTTATACAGCTTGGCAATTTTTTTCCCGCCAAGTCCAGGAAGCTTTAATAAAGGGATTAAGCCCTCAGGAACTTCTTTTTTCAGTTCGGCCAAAGCCTCAGACTCTCCTGTTTGCAAAAATTCCTGTATGACTGCTGCCGTTCCTTTACCAATTCCCTGCAGCTTCGTGAAATCCTCAATGGAGCTTAAGCTTCTTTCATCCTGCTCCAGTGCATTGGCTGCTTTTCGAAAAGCTGAAATTTTAAATGGGTTTTCTCCTTTAAGTTCCATATAAATAGCAATCGTTTCAAGAAGCTTAATGACGTCTTTTTTATGTATACCCACACAGCATCACCTCTTCATTTATCGTAAACATGGGAAAAAACCCCTCGTCATGAGAAGTTTAAGACTTGCCGGTATATTGAATCCACAGTTCATTCACCTTATCGGAAAAGTATGGTGTATGATGTACAATTGTATTCGATAATGCAGAATTCTTCATAGCATTCTGAACATTTTCCATTGGAAGAAGACCTCCGATGAAAAGAAGGATAAACACGATGAGATAAACCTCTGCAAAACCAAGTATAGCCCCGCCCCAGCGGTTAAGCTGCTTGATAACCGGAAGCATAGCTATGAAATCGAGCATGGATCCAATGATTTGCGTAACAATTTTTGTACCGAAAAATAAGATAGCAAACGCTATTGCACGGTAATAGGCTTCCTCCAGCTGTCCCCCAGTAAAAAATGAGATGGCAGCCTGTCCTTCTCCCATTGATGGATAAGGAATCCATAATTCGAGTTTAGGAGCTAAATCATCATAATATAAATATGCTACAATGTAAGCAATGATAAATCCGGTAAGATGGACAAGCTGCATAATAAAGCCGCGCCTCAAACCGGTAAGTATTCCAAATAGCAGTAAGACTGCCAGGATCAGATCAAGCATACTTTCATTCAATCCTTTTCTGAAAGCTTTCTTTCCAGAAGCTCGCATTCTTCTTTTAATTTTAAGTATTCGTGTACGACATTCACCGCTGTCAAAACGGCCAATTTGTTAATATCAAGAGAAGGGTTATGACTGTTCATTTCGCGCATTTTGTCGTCTACAATGGATGCGACAAGGCGCATATGGCTTGTGCTTTCCGTTCCTATGATGGAATATTGCTGACCATATATATCAACATTCGTTTTAGTCTTTGAACGATTCGACAACGTACATCCTCCATTCCTCGGAATCCTAATCTTTATCATAACACGTTTATTTCCAATATGGGAAGCAGTGTGGAGCATGATCCGGGCGAAAATCCGTAATTTACCAAGGAAGGAAGAATCCTTTTGTCCCATTCCGTCATTCAGGCAAATCAAGAGCTGCTCATGAAAGCAGCAAATTACTACAAAAGCAGCGCGGCTGCAAAGACTCCCCCAGGTGCCGTTTTTTCAGCAAAAATAGAGGGCTGCACCATTACAGGCTACAAGTCAGGCAAGATTCTTTTTCAGGGCAAGCATGCCGAAACCGAGGCTCAGCGCTGGGGCTCAGCACCAGCGGAATCCAAACCGAAATCTGCTGCCAAAACCGTTAACGGCTTTGCTCCGCCTCCAAATATCGCATCCCTCTCTGCTATTGGTTCTGACGAGGTTGGAACAGGCGACTTTTTTGGTCCAATTACCGTTGTCGCTGCATATGTAAGCAAAGAAAATATCCCGCTCATTAAAGAAATGGGAGCTCGTGATTCCAAAGGTCTTAAGGATCCACAAATTATTGAAATTGCGAAAAACCTCATTCATGCGGTTCCATACAGTTTGCTCGTTTTGAAAAATGAAA
The Metabacillus sp. FJAT-52054 genome window above contains:
- a CDS encoding CvpA family protein, with the translated sequence MLDLILAVLLLFGILTGLRRGFIMQLVHLTGFIIAYIVAYLYYDDLAPKLELWIPYPSMGEGQAAISFFTGGQLEEAYYRAIAFAILFFGTKIVTQIIGSMLDFIAMLPVIKQLNRWGGAILGFAEVYLIVFILLFIGGLLPMENVQNAMKNSALSNTIVHHTPYFSDKVNELWIQYTGKS
- the rnhC gene encoding ribonuclease HIII, translated to MSHSVIQANQELLMKAANYYKSSAAAKTPPGAVFSAKIEGCTITGYKSGKILFQGKHAETEAQRWGSAPAESKPKSAAKTVNGFAPPPNIASLSAIGSDEVGTGDFFGPITVVAAYVSKENIPLIKEMGARDSKGLKDPQIIEIAKNLIHAVPYSLLVLKNEKYNELQKKGMTQGKMKAWLHNQAIRHLLDKIHPEEPEAILIDQFVDPNIYYSHLKGQTFSKKNTYFSTKAEGIHLAVAAASIIARYSFVKEFDKLSKKAGMTLPKGAGKQVDEAAAKLILKNGEQDLGQYTKSHFANTEKALAIASRKRH
- the zapA gene encoding cell division protein ZapA, producing the protein MSNRSKTKTNVDIYGQQYSIIGTESTSHMRLVASIVDDKMREMNSHNPSLDINKLAVLTAVNVVHEYLKLKEECELLERKLSEKD
- the polX gene encoding DNA polymerase/3'-5' exonuclease PolX, coding for MGIHKKDVIKLLETIAIYMELKGENPFKISAFRKAANALEQDERSLSSIEDFTKLQGIGKGTAAVIQEFLQTGESEALAELKKEVPEGLIPLLKLPGLGGKKIAKLYKELGVDGVESLKKACIEHKIQGLAGFGIKTEEKILAAVEDIGKRPERLPLAFMLPIASDIEAYLAECPDIIRYSKAGSIRRMAETVKDLDFIISASEPEKVRDYLMKIPHKGDVIAGGDTKVSVELMYDFAVSADFRIVKDEEFASTLHHFTGSKDHNVRMRQLAKEQGKKISEYGVEDLETGHIETFKDEAEFFARFGLPFIPPELREDGKEVEERVNVDELVSNDQILADLHMHSTYSDGAFTIEEMANACRAKGYKYMAITDHSQYLKVANGLTPERLREQRKEIDRLNEKFNDFTILAGVEMDILPDGTLDYDDEMLQELDIVIASIHSSFSQPREKIMERLKTALTSRHVDIIAHPTGRLIGRRDGYDVDIDMLIQLAKETDTALELNANPNRLDLSAEHLKKAQEAGVKLVINTDAHSLDMLEHMPIGISTAIKGNVKGENVLNTWELDQLKQFLNRHDS